In Meleagris gallopavo isolate NT-WF06-2002-E0010 breed Aviagen turkey brand Nicholas breeding stock chromosome 2, Turkey_5.1, whole genome shotgun sequence, the following are encoded in one genomic region:
- the LOC100539082 gene encoding myelin and lymphocyte protein-like, giving the protein MLQAGSAQNTLVGLGRKPVPPSTTQGHALHGVSLLVTETPQGCPLLLKTSCGPRPVTELYLVRGSGHICGSQSCLCLPLRRREGRAGRRGGKEEEREGGKETVFGGCLQRDQPSMRESFTMSSATSRTSLPSGLAVFTTFPDVLFIPEMIFGGLVWILIASSKNLDSSLQGWVMFVSVFCFVLTAVLLFLYTCGVHGDSSSWVTLDVICQETAALFYFSASVLEAIATSVQSTPQVSDQALISYRENISASVFAFVATLLYVIHIIYSLRRWKSS; this is encoded by the exons ATGCTGCAAGCAGGATCAGCACAGAACACTCTTGTTGGTCTTGGACGTAAACCAGTGCCACCCAGCACTACCCAAGGACATGCCCTGCATGGTGTATCCCTGCTTGTGACTGAAACGCCCCAGGGCTGCCCACTGCTCTTGAAAACCTCCTGCGGGCCACGACCAGTCACAGAGCTATACCTGGTCAGAGGCTCTGGCCACATCTGTGGCTCTCAAAGCTGTCTTTGCCTGCCACtgagaaggagggagggaagagcaggaaggaggggagggaaagaggaagagagagagggagggaaggagactGTATTCGGCGGCTGCCTCCAGAGAGACCAACCATCAATGCGGGAGAGCTTCACAATGTCCTCAGCAACTTCCAGGACCTCGTTACCCAGCGGCCTGGCCGTCTTTACAACTTTTCCAGATGTTCTCTTCATCCCCGAAATG ATATTTGGGGGCCTTGTCTGGATCCTCATTGCCTCCTCGAAGAATCTAGACAGTTCACTACAGGGCTGGGTGATGTTTGTctctgtgttctgctttgtCTTGACTGCTGTACTCCTGTTCCTCTACACGTGTGGGGTGCATGGGGACAGCAGCTCCTGGGTCACTTTG gaTGTCATCTGCCAGGAGACAGCAGCTCTGTTCTacttcagtgcttctgtgtTGGAAGCCATTGCTACCTCTGTACAGTCTACGCCTCAGGTATCTGATCAGGCTCTGATCAGTTACCGGGAGAATATTTCTGCCTCG